The following proteins are co-located in the Neodiprion virginianus isolate iyNeoVirg1 chromosome 6, iyNeoVirg1.1, whole genome shotgun sequence genome:
- the LOC124307587 gene encoding uncharacterized protein LOC124307587 isoform X1, producing MPHPTLYICGVEALELTRLDVPLFVDPRSAKVALRCEYDLEGAGLYSVKWYRNDFEFFRYRPGAQPPGQDFPLLEVKVDLERSDAEQVTLLGQEEGVNLAGSYMCEVSTEGPQFLIKEKTANMSVAVVPKRDPVLEGVRPTYDLGELLQAECTSAPGYPPANLTFILNDKQVPSALTRNLTPDVTLPMDVGGQPLQLSTTRLGLTLRLERGHFPGSSLSLVCLSTLPGISAARARKTEVTSTLAASSGRLQQEPPSPSSATLNFLSINFLPLSLTVIIISGKFLDAELPFAQSTISRGY from the exons ATGCCCCATCCTACACTTTATATCT GTGGCGTCGAAGCTCTGGAGCTGACGAGGCTGGACGTACCGCTGTTCGTCGATCCGAGATCGGCAAAGGTCGCGCTACGGTGCGAATACGACTTGGAAGGGGCGGGGCTCTACTCGGTGAAGTGGTACAGAAAcgactttgaatttttccgctACAGGCCTGGGGCCCAGCCACCCGGACAGGATTTTCCCCTCTTGGAGGTAAAAGTCGACCTCGAGCGATCCGACGCCGAGCAAGTTACTCTCCTGGGGCAGGAAG AAGGGGTCAACCTCGCCGGATCCTACATGTGCGAAGTCTCGACCGAAGGACCCCAATTCCTCATCAAAGAAAAAACGGCCAATATGAGCGTCGCCGTCGTGCCCAAGAGGGATCCCGTCCTCGAGGGCGTTAGGCCGACCTACGACCTCGGCGAACTGCTCCAGGCAGAGTGCACCTCCGCCCCCGGCTACCCTCCCGCCAACCTGACCTTCATCCTCAACGACAAGCAG GTTCCGTCGGCGCTGACGCGAAACCTGACGCCGGATGTGACGCTCCCCATGGACGTCGGAGGTCAGCCTCTTCAGCTATCAACGACACGCCTGGGGTTGACGCTGCGGCTCGAACGCGGCCACTTTCCAGGCTCAAGCCTGAGTCTCGTCTGTCTTTCCACCCTGCCCGGGATCTCGGCGGCACGAGCGAGAAAAACGGAAGTGACGTCGACGCTGGCGGCGAGCAGCGGCCGCCTCCAGCAGGAACCTCCGTCGCCCTCTTCGGCGACCCTTAATTTTCtctcgataaattttttaccgttaTCCCTGACGGTGATTATTATCTCCGGGAAATTCCTTGACGCCGAATTACCCTTCGCGCAATCAACCATCTCCCGGGGTTACTAG
- the LOC124307587 gene encoding uncharacterized protein LOC124307587 isoform X3: MQPAASGRPIMPRLALLAAAGVFFYCCCTMRGTRLGGVEALELTRLDVPLFVDPRSAKVALRCEYDLEGAGLYSVKWYRNDFEFFRYRPGAQPPGQDFPLLEVKVDLERSDAEQVTLLGQEEGVNLAGSYMCEVSTEGPQFLIKEKTANMSVAVVPKRDPVLEGVRPTYDLGELLQAECTSAPGYPPANLTFILNDKQVPSALTRNLTPDVTLPMDVGGQPLQLSTTRLGLTLRLERGHFPGSSLSLVCLSTLPGISAARARKTEVTSTLAASSGRLQQEPPSPSSATLNFLSINFLPLSLTVIIISGKFLDAELPFAQSTISRGY, encoded by the exons ATGCAGCCGGCCGCGTCTGGGCGGCCGATCATGCCGCGACTCGCACTACTTGCTGCTGCTGGCGTCTTTTTCTACTGCTGCTGCACGATGAGGGGGACTCGTTTAG GTGGCGTCGAAGCTCTGGAGCTGACGAGGCTGGACGTACCGCTGTTCGTCGATCCGAGATCGGCAAAGGTCGCGCTACGGTGCGAATACGACTTGGAAGGGGCGGGGCTCTACTCGGTGAAGTGGTACAGAAAcgactttgaatttttccgctACAGGCCTGGGGCCCAGCCACCCGGACAGGATTTTCCCCTCTTGGAGGTAAAAGTCGACCTCGAGCGATCCGACGCCGAGCAAGTTACTCTCCTGGGGCAGGAAG AAGGGGTCAACCTCGCCGGATCCTACATGTGCGAAGTCTCGACCGAAGGACCCCAATTCCTCATCAAAGAAAAAACGGCCAATATGAGCGTCGCCGTCGTGCCCAAGAGGGATCCCGTCCTCGAGGGCGTTAGGCCGACCTACGACCTCGGCGAACTGCTCCAGGCAGAGTGCACCTCCGCCCCCGGCTACCCTCCCGCCAACCTGACCTTCATCCTCAACGACAAGCAG GTTCCGTCGGCGCTGACGCGAAACCTGACGCCGGATGTGACGCTCCCCATGGACGTCGGAGGTCAGCCTCTTCAGCTATCAACGACACGCCTGGGGTTGACGCTGCGGCTCGAACGCGGCCACTTTCCAGGCTCAAGCCTGAGTCTCGTCTGTCTTTCCACCCTGCCCGGGATCTCGGCGGCACGAGCGAGAAAAACGGAAGTGACGTCGACGCTGGCGGCGAGCAGCGGCCGCCTCCAGCAGGAACCTCCGTCGCCCTCTTCGGCGACCCTTAATTTTCtctcgataaattttttaccgttaTCCCTGACGGTGATTATTATCTCCGGGAAATTCCTTGACGCCGAATTACCCTTCGCGCAATCAACCATCTCCCGGGGTTACTAG
- the LOC124307587 gene encoding uncharacterized protein LOC124307587 isoform X2: MAVNRRVKRFDFFGKTGRFSRREIGDMQPAASGRPIMPRLALLAAAGVFFYCCCTMRGTRLGGVEALELTRLDVPLFVDPRSAKVALRCEYDLEGAGLYSVKWYRNDFEFFRYRPGAQPPGQDFPLLEVKVDLERSDAEQVTLLGQEEGVNLAGSYMCEVSTEGPQFLIKEKTANMSVAVVPKRDPVLEGVRPTYDLGELLQAECTSAPGYPPANLTFILNDKQVPSALTRNLTPDVTLPMDVGGQPLQLSTTRLGLTLRLERGHFPGSSLSLVCLSTLPGISAARARKTEVTSTLAASSGRLQQEPPSPSSATLNFLSINFLPLSLTVIIISGKFLDAELPFAQSTISRGY; the protein is encoded by the exons ATGGCAGTCAATCG TCGGGTCAAGAGATTCgacttttttggtaaaaccGGCCGATTTTCGCGACGCGAAATCGGAGATATGCAGCCGGCCGCGTCTGGGCGGCCGATCATGCCGCGACTCGCACTACTTGCTGCTGCTGGCGTCTTTTTCTACTGCTGCTGCACGATGAGGGGGACTCGTTTAG GTGGCGTCGAAGCTCTGGAGCTGACGAGGCTGGACGTACCGCTGTTCGTCGATCCGAGATCGGCAAAGGTCGCGCTACGGTGCGAATACGACTTGGAAGGGGCGGGGCTCTACTCGGTGAAGTGGTACAGAAAcgactttgaatttttccgctACAGGCCTGGGGCCCAGCCACCCGGACAGGATTTTCCCCTCTTGGAGGTAAAAGTCGACCTCGAGCGATCCGACGCCGAGCAAGTTACTCTCCTGGGGCAGGAAG AAGGGGTCAACCTCGCCGGATCCTACATGTGCGAAGTCTCGACCGAAGGACCCCAATTCCTCATCAAAGAAAAAACGGCCAATATGAGCGTCGCCGTCGTGCCCAAGAGGGATCCCGTCCTCGAGGGCGTTAGGCCGACCTACGACCTCGGCGAACTGCTCCAGGCAGAGTGCACCTCCGCCCCCGGCTACCCTCCCGCCAACCTGACCTTCATCCTCAACGACAAGCAG GTTCCGTCGGCGCTGACGCGAAACCTGACGCCGGATGTGACGCTCCCCATGGACGTCGGAGGTCAGCCTCTTCAGCTATCAACGACACGCCTGGGGTTGACGCTGCGGCTCGAACGCGGCCACTTTCCAGGCTCAAGCCTGAGTCTCGTCTGTCTTTCCACCCTGCCCGGGATCTCGGCGGCACGAGCGAGAAAAACGGAAGTGACGTCGACGCTGGCGGCGAGCAGCGGCCGCCTCCAGCAGGAACCTCCGTCGCCCTCTTCGGCGACCCTTAATTTTCtctcgataaattttttaccgttaTCCCTGACGGTGATTATTATCTCCGGGAAATTCCTTGACGCCGAATTACCCTTCGCGCAATCAACCATCTCCCGGGGTTACTAG